Part of the Mycolicibacterium mageritense genome is shown below.
TCCAGCAGCACGTCGGGTGCGCCGATCACCCAGTTGCCGTGCTCGCCGTAGGACGCCCCGCTCCATTTGGTGGCCGATTTGAACGGTGCCGTCGCGGTCGCCGTCCATCCCGGCGGCTGCGGGTAGGCCTCCGCGATGGCCAGCATGCTGGCGTTGGGCCTGGCATCGTCGGCGGCCAGCTGCGCGAGAACGTCGGCGACGGGATGATCCGCCAGCGACTGCAGATCGCTGACCCGCATACCGTTTTCGGTCAGCGTGCCGGTCTTGTCCGCACACACCACATCGACGCGGGCCAGGCCTTCTATGGCCGGCAGCTCGTTGACCAGACACTGCCGCCGGCCGAGCCGGATCACGCCGACCGCGAACGCGATCGACGTCATCAGCACGAGTCCCTCAGGCACCATAGGCACCAGCGCCCCGACCATGCGCAACACGGGTTCGTGCCAGACGGCGTCGGTGGTGAAGATCTGGCTCATGATGATCGCGAGCGATTCGCGCCAACCGCCGTCGTTGTCGACGATGTCGTGGAAGGTCTTTTGGAGGGACTCCAGGATCCGGGGATCGGTGGTGAACAACTGGGTGTAGATGATCAGCAGCCCGGCAGGCACCAGCATGTAGGTGATGACCTGCAGGATCTTGTTGATACCGTTGCGCAGTTCGGATTTGACCAGGGTGAACTTGCTGGCCTCCTCGGCGAGCTTGGCCGCGTAGGCCTCTCGGCCGACCTTGGTCGCCCGGTAGGCGCCGGTGCCCGCCACCACGAAACTGCCGGACATCACGGTGTCGCCGACGTCCTTGGCGATCGGATCGGCCTCACCGGTGAGCAGGGATTCGTCGACCTCGAGGTTGGCTTCCTCGATGAGCTCGCCGTCGACCACGATCTGATCGCCCGGCCCCAGCTCGATCACGTCGTCGAGCACCACCTCTGCGGGCAGCACGGCCCGGCTGCCCGACTCCCGCCGCACCGTGGGCTTGGCCTGCCCGACGATCGCGAGCTTGTCCAGCGTCTGCTTGGCCCGGATCTCCTGGATGATGCCGATCGCGCTGTTGGCGATGATGAGCAGCCCGAACGCGCCGTTGATGATCGACCCCGTCGACAGCACGATGATGAACAGCACACCCAGGATCGCGTTGATGCGCGTGAACACGTTGGCGCGCACGATCTCCGAGACACTGCGAGCGGCCCGGGTGGGCACGTCGTTGGTCTTGCCGTCGGCGACGCGCTTGGCGACCTCGGCGTCGGTCAAACCCGCGGAGGTAGTGGTCAGCGTCATGGCATCTGTTCTTCGCGCAAGCGGCTCGTCATCGCGTGAAAGTCCCCATCCCGTCCTCGTCGTAATACTCCAGAACAAGTTTCGCGCCTGCGAAGGTCGCCTTCGAAACCGAGCCCGGAGGCGAGTTCTCGGTGACGAACGCGAACGTGAACACGTCACCGTCCCAATGTTTCAGCGGCACGGTCAGTTTCGGGCCCAGCGCGAGCGTCAGCGCACCGCCGTGCTCGGTGACGCGTGCGGTGCCCCAGTACGGGTTGGTGTAATCGCCGACGTAACGTGACAATGGCGCGGCAGGCGCGGGATGCGCGGGGGGCTGCTTGCCGACGAGCGATCCGACGGGCGCGGACAACGGCGCAAGACCCTTGCTGTACAGCTCATACCAATCCTGGCGGACCTCGCCGAACTGTACGAGGTCGGCGAACTGCGCGGTGAGCGCCTCGGGCACCCCCGACGGCGTGGCATTGGTCAGCGCCACGATGGCCACATCCGCCGACGGCAGGATCAGCAGGTTGGTGCCCGCGCCGAGTTCGAACGCGCCCGAGTGGCTGAGCTGGGTCCGCGCGGCCGACGTGGTGCCCACGTTGAAACCGTAACCGTAGAAGCCCGACCGCATAGCGGGCTGCGTCGCGCGATCGGACGTCACCTGCGGCGTCAGCGCGGGCAACAGCGCGGCCTCGTCGATGATCTTCTCACCGTCGTGAGTTCCGTTGCCCAGCACCATCGCCAACCAGCGCGCGACGTCGTCGACCGACGAGCTGACCCCACCCGCGGGCGCCTGCGGGTCAGCGTCGCGCACGAAGTCCGGGCGGTAGCCGCCGTCGATGCGGATGTGCCCGAGCGCGCGGTCGGTCCGGGCCTCGAAGTCGGCGAACCGGTAGCTCGTCGACGTCATGCCCAGCGGCCCGAAGACCGCGTCGTCGGCCAGCACGTCCCACGGCTTGCCCGCGGCCATCGCGACCGCCTCGGCCCCGGCGGTCAGCCCGAAGTTGGTGTAGGCGTAGGAAATCCGGAACGGGCCGAGCGGCAGCTGACGTAACCGGTCGAGCACCTGGCGTCGGTCGTACCCCATGTCCTCCAGCAGATCACCGGCATGGTCGGGCAATCCCGAACGGTGCGAGAACAGGTCACCGACCGTCACCATCCGGGTCACCGCCGGATCCGACAGCGCGAACCAGGGCAGCTTGTCGACGACGGGCGTGTCCCAGCCGACGGCCCCGACCCCCACCTGCTGGGCCACCACCGAGGCGCTCAACGGCTTCGACAAGGACGCCAGCTGGAACACTGTGCCGGGGCCCACCCGATTGTCCTCACCGGTACCGGCCCTGACGTCTTTGACTCCAAACCCTTTGGCGTAGACGGTCTTTCCTCCGTGTACCACGGCAACGGCCAGGCCGGGGACGCCGGACTTCGACATCAGTTCGTCAGCGAGGCCGTCCAGTTTGGCGACCGCGTTGTCAACGGCGTTCTCCGGCAACGGCATGGCAGGCACGAGCGGTGGCGGTTCATCGATGAGTGCCGGGGCGGTGCGCTCGGCGCACCCGCCCAGCAGGACCAGACTCACGGCCAGCGCGAGAACCCGCTTGGTGTCCACAACAGGCGAGTATGCCCGCATTCGCGCCGGTACTACGGGCATCTACGCGCATTGCCTCACAACTGCCACCACGGATCGACAACCGGTGAATCCCGGTCCACCCGCTGCCCGGGCTTGGGCAGCGCCAGCTGCACACCGGCCGGTTCGGCCGCGGCCAGCAACCGGTGCACGGGCTCGGCCCACGGATGCGGCGCGAGCCGGAACGTCGCCCAGTGGATCGGGACCAGCAGCCCGGACTCGGTGACGTCGAGGTGTGCGCGCACGGCCTCCTCGGGGTTCATGTGGATGTCGGGCCAGGCCGGGTGGTAGGCCCCGATGGGCATCAGGGTCAGGTCGAAAGGTCCGTGCTGCGAACCGATCTCACTGAAGCTCTTGGTGTAGCCGGTATCCCCGCCGAAGAATGCGCGATGCGCAGGCCCGGCGATCACCCACGATGCCCACAACGTGGTGTTGCGCTTGAACATGCGCCCCGAGAAGTGCCGCGCCGGGGTGCACACCAGGGTCAGCTCGCCGATGCGATGGCTTTCGTTCCAGTCCAACTCGACGATGCGCGACTCGGGAATGCCCCACTTGCGCAGGTGCGCCCCGATGCCGAGCGGCACCACGAACGGTGCCCGCTGGGTACGGGCCAGCCCGATCACGGTGTCGATGTCGAGGTGGTCGTAATGGTCGTGGCTGATGATGATCGCGTCGATCGCGGGCAACGCGTCCAACGCCAGTGGCGGCTCGTGCAGGCGCGAGGGCCCGACCACTCGCGACGGCGAGCAGCGTCGGCTCCAGATCGGATCGGCAAGCACGCGGTATCCGTCGACCTCCAGCAGGGCGCTGGAATGGCCGTACCACGACACCGCGCACTCCCCTGCCGGCCCGTCGGCCGGGTCGGCCAGCGGGATGGTGCCGCGAGGCCAGCTCGCGCCACGAGATCCGAACATCTCAGTGATCAGCAGGCGACGCTCTTCGCGGTCCATGCTGATGCCCGGCGCGGCCGGTTCGATGTTGATGAACACGCCGTCGGCGTACTGCGGTGACCGCCGGGCCACCGGCCGGATGTCCCGCGGTCTCGCTCCGACGGCCGCCGAGGTGCCGCTCAGTGCGCGCACCAGCCAGCCACCGGCCAGCAGGGATGCCGACCGGACGCCCAACCGCAGCGCCGCGCGGAGCATGTCAGGCCCCGGTGAAGTTCGGTGGCCGCTTCTCGATCCGGGCCACCTGCGCTTCGATGACGTCAGGGCTGGCCCAGGCCCTGTCGAACAGCTCCTTGTGCTCAGGCCACTGTTCCTCGTACGCCCCGTCGTCGTTCAGCACGCGCTTGGCATGCTGCAGCGCCAGC
Proteins encoded:
- a CDS encoding serine hydrolase, with the protein product MRAYSPVVDTKRVLALAVSLVLLGGCAERTAPALIDEPPPLVPAMPLPENAVDNAVAKLDGLADELMSKSGVPGLAVAVVHGGKTVYAKGFGVKDVRAGTGEDNRVGPGTVFQLASLSKPLSASVVAQQVGVGAVGWDTPVVDKLPWFALSDPAVTRMVTVGDLFSHRSGLPDHAGDLLEDMGYDRRQVLDRLRQLPLGPFRISYAYTNFGLTAGAEAVAMAAGKPWDVLADDAVFGPLGMTSTSYRFADFEARTDRALGHIRIDGGYRPDFVRDADPQAPAGGVSSSVDDVARWLAMVLGNGTHDGEKIIDEAALLPALTPQVTSDRATQPAMRSGFYGYGFNVGTTSAARTQLSHSGAFELGAGTNLLILPSADVAIVALTNATPSGVPEALTAQFADLVQFGEVRQDWYELYSKGLAPLSAPVGSLVGKQPPAHPAPAAPLSRYVGDYTNPYWGTARVTEHGGALTLALGPKLTVPLKHWDGDVFTFAFVTENSPPGSVSKATFAGAKLVLEYYDEDGMGTFTR
- a CDS encoding HAD-IC family P-type ATPase, translating into MTLTTTSAGLTDAEVAKRVADGKTNDVPTRAARSVSEIVRANVFTRINAILGVLFIIVLSTGSIINGAFGLLIIANSAIGIIQEIRAKQTLDKLAIVGQAKPTVRRESGSRAVLPAEVVLDDVIELGPGDQIVVDGELIEEANLEVDESLLTGEADPIAKDVGDTVMSGSFVVAGTGAYRATKVGREAYAAKLAEEASKFTLVKSELRNGINKILQVITYMLVPAGLLIIYTQLFTTDPRILESLQKTFHDIVDNDGGWRESLAIIMSQIFTTDAVWHEPVLRMVGALVPMVPEGLVLMTSIAFAVGVIRLGRRQCLVNELPAIEGLARVDVVCADKTGTLTENGMRVSDLQSLADHPVADVLAQLAADDARPNASMLAIAEAYPQPPGWTATATAPFKSATKWSGASYGEHGNWVIGAPDVLLDPSSPAAEQAEQIGAQGLRVLLVGSSDRAVDAPDAPGAVTPVALVVLEQRVRPDARDTLDYFASQHVTVKVISGDNAVSVGAVAGTLGLHGETMDARRLPEESDALAETLEEYTTFGRVRPDQKRAMVHALQSRGHNVAMTGDGVNDVLALKDADIGVAMGSGSSASRAVAQIVLLDNRFATLPYVVGEGRRVIGNIERVSNLFLTKTVYSVLLAILVGLAGLSAKIFGTDPLLYPFQPIHVTIAAWFTIGIPAFILSLAPNNERAHSGFVRRVMTSALPSGLVVGTVTFVSYLLAYQGKAASVTEQTQASTAALITLLVSSVWVLSVVARPYEWWRVLLVAVSVLAYVLIFAMPVTQKLFMLDPSNAQLTFMALGIGVIGAALIEVLWWVQGAMLGERRRLWR
- a CDS encoding MBL fold metallo-hydrolase, which translates into the protein MLRAALRLGVRSASLLAGGWLVRALSGTSAAVGARPRDIRPVARRSPQYADGVFINIEPAAPGISMDREERRLLITEMFGSRGASWPRGTIPLADPADGPAGECAVSWYGHSSALLEVDGYRVLADPIWSRRCSPSRVVGPSRLHEPPLALDALPAIDAIIISHDHYDHLDIDTVIGLARTQRAPFVVPLGIGAHLRKWGIPESRIVELDWNESHRIGELTLVCTPARHFSGRMFKRNTTLWASWVIAGPAHRAFFGGDTGYTKSFSEIGSQHGPFDLTLMPIGAYHPAWPDIHMNPEEAVRAHLDVTESGLLVPIHWATFRLAPHPWAEPVHRLLAAAEPAGVQLALPKPGQRVDRDSPVVDPWWQL